The DNA segment ttctctaggTGTCTTCATCAGgtgtcaaaaatatttttcctaaggattttttttctttctatatggTGTTAAAAGGAAACATTGGAAAATGGAAATTGCTGGGATGCTTCTTGTGAGAACCATACGTAACGAGTAAATTCACGAATGGATAAATATCATGTTGAAAGTTGAAGAATGGCAAGGCAATGGGACGACTGACGAgaatttatatatactttcaatGTATGTCAAGAAAATCACAAGAGAtgtcaagagaaagaaaaaaaaaattctatgtaATGTAGGTAATAATTAGTTTTGCATTTACTAATGTGTTGTTCACTTGTTTGAATGAAGAGACAAAATATAGGgagaatatattttaaagtttaattttgtttcccgttgtttcaaatatatataaatcaattgtCCAAGGGAGTCAAATTAGACTCAATTTagttaagtaaaattttaaattttagtttgtcaaaaaattaatcattaacaaaatcaaaaaaatatttaacatcaaTAATATGAtgatctaaaaaattaatttttttctagaaaTTAAACAAGGTATTCTCATATGCAGAGCCAAAAAATCAAACtcttattggttaaaaaaatacacttaggaaatcaaagtattttttttaaaaaaaataaataaataaatataatgaaagTAATTCTAtagacatttttttctttttcattttttatatttctcctAAAAATATGGATACATCACATTACTAAGTTatcaaagaaaaattagaaaatataaatttagattGAGATATGtttgggaaaaaaaatgttttatgaacattAAAGTGAgacaataaaacaatattttctctaactttgaaatgtatttttaagtcatgtatatatgtatatataaaagaataaaatattagtaattaaaaagaaataatgtaTAAGTTCACACATAATAATCTGAATTGGTTGGAATAATAAAACTGTAAAGAGGGGCCAAGGTGTCTTAAAAAAGGGCAACAAAGGCAAGTTTTTAGCTCCCTCGACCAGCCATAGGCCCCCAAAACGGCCCTAGGTTGTCCCCACAACCCCACATGACTCTGTTTCTCAATCTACCGCTTACTGCCCAATGCTATCGATAAATAACCACCACATTCTCTTTTCCCTTTCACAGCAAACTCTTTGAAACTTTCTCTTCTCTCCCACGCCTCTTCCACACGCCAGCCACAATCCACAATAATAATGGCTTTGAGAAAATCAAGTAAACTTCCTCAAACAgcactcatcaagcaaatcctcAAGAGGTGTTCGAGTTTAGGGAGGAAAGATGATCAAGGCCTCTTGGACGTGCCAAAGGGTCACTTTGTTGTATATGTTGGAGAAAACAGAAGCAGATATATTGTTCCTATTTCCTTCCTAAGTCGCCCTGAGTTCCAAACACTTCTCCACCAGGCTGAAGAAGAGTTTGGCTTTGATCACGAAAAGGGTCTCACGATTCCATGTGAAGAGGACGTTTTTGAGTCTCTCACCTCCATGCTCAGATGAGAAACTTGCCTTACCACGTATCGATCATTtttcgttttcttttctttttttttttgaaggagaGGAGAAAATTAATAGCTCAAGATGAAGCTGCTTCACTGCTTCTCTTACTTGATTTTctccatttctttttctttatatatatgagGTTTGTATTTTAGAGAGACTCTAACCTCACGGAATTATGGTTTAGATTGTAAATGTACTAGAAATTAAGCAGCATTTTTTCCCACAGAGGTGAACGATCGAGTAAATGTGCCCTGTTGGAGAACTAATTTAAATGAtagtatatattatatgttGAACTCTTTgggttctttctttctctcttttgggTAAAATTATGCGTTTCCCTGCTTTGACTTCATCCGTTGATCGACACCTTCCACTAAATGTGCTCTATCCCTTTCAGCTCTGCAGCTGTGTCCTGTTTACACATATTAAAGAGGctgaattaattaataagcatatgGATCTGCTTAGGTTACGTATGTCTTGTTTGACACACaacttaaaaatcattaaataaaaagttttattaaagaaatattatgatatgtgttaataatattttttgtggtttttatttttaaatccttAATTAATGTCCTAAAAATATTTGTcatattttaagtatatatattgATGGTACAAAGACttgtaaaataaagaaagaattattcattttgataatctttataatttttatattttattaaaaattatttagtttaatttttgtataataCTTTTAAATCTCTTTTGATCTTTATTGTCATACAAATTTTACCTTTTAGTCTGtatcattttgtaattttatatacttaaaaaccaaaaattacTGGTACATGAATTAAAAGgaataatttttaagtataGGAACTAAAATGTATAATGTAAAGTTTGTGcaagcataaaaattaaatgagtaatttttcttataataaataatttaattaggaaaaatttatttttcttccagcGACTACATGATACAGatacaataaacataaaatttatataacattttttttgtttatttttctttttttaacaggAAAggttaatagttagtttattagtttttgttaaaatattacttCCTTCATCTTAAAATAGGTGTTATCTCAaagttattttataagaaaaattaataattagataaaaaaaattaaaatcaaaattattattaatattacattaaaaaattagaatgatATTTCCTTCATCTCAAAATAGTTATTAtcttaagttattttatattaaaaaaacagatgaaaaaaatgataattttataaaattattcgtatattatcattaattcattttatattttataacacaTCATTAATATATGAGTAACAAATATAAtcaatgttatattaaaaaattaatattttatttaaaaaattaaatatatcacttattttagaagaaaaaaaatgggacATAGAATACATTACAGACGTATTATGATTAGTGTGGTCCACCCCAACGTTTGTTTGATCTCAAATGAtagatttacttttattttgagttttaacGGCTTCGTGTCTGGACTCTGGAATCTGGATAATATTGGCACACCCACTCGCACAGTTACGGCCGTTGAAAATTGAAACTGTACAGATCAGAAATCACTCTGTTTGGAGTATCACGACCAAACAAAGTTAGGAAACtctaattaatttatgaaaaaaaaattattcataatctCTAGTTTATCCCCCAATTCCAATTAAGACTGAAAcagttggattttttttaataattaaagtaaatcaaaattttcacataaaataaaatcaatttatcttgattttttaatttttcataaacacTCGTGAAATTATAGAGTTTTCATTCTTACCTTAAAATGTTTTAAGAATAATATTACGATATTTTTTGTTACACGATCGAACACAAAAAATTTCACGATTAAATATTATgagatttttttctatatttttaataattcataacaTGATTgcgtatttattttaattattttttccgtGCATTTCTTGTTATTCATTTTCCATGCAACGCAGCAGTTCTgtaaacaaaacagaaaaaatccAAACTGATCATTGTTGATTcgatatactattttttttttttttgacagaagaTTCGATATActgttaagttgttttttttttttttttgacgatGATATACACTGTTAAGTTGAAGTCTTTAGAAAAGTGATGAACATAGAATTAGAAAGGCACATGCAGCAGGCTTGaggatttgatttgaaattgaaGGGTCCCTTGCCACACGGAAACCATACTGATAGTGTAAAGTAGCAGCAAATTTAAGTGGCCCATGCTTTCTTTCACTTTAACTTGCGGGCCACCCATGATAACTACCATACCTACAGGCTACACTGTTAGCAATACCCCCCCTGGTTTTAATCTGagattaaatcaaattttataagaataaaataaaataataaaacaaattatttttcagaAGTTAAAACTACAGTATTTTatatactttcatttttttattataaaatttcacatttaatttttctaacttaaatatataaattagttctaacttatgaaaaaaaatagaaaaaaaaaaggctattataacttcttttttactgtaaaaaaatttatttttttttaagaatattataaCTACTTGATTCAATAAGCctaattatttttgtgtataaaaaaaactgaGCAAAGCTATGAGTAGTGACGACTCCAAAAACCAGGagactatttttttctctttgtttaaatgtctaattttaataaataattttttaaaaaaatatctactatttttaatttttgtattcatTGGACAAAGAAAATAAGCAACTCAACCTAACCTATCCAACAAAAGGATAGAACCAAACTAAGGGGAGGGGATGTAACAAAGGATgactttaactttatttttacatataaaattgatagtaatttttattttaaatgatgatAAGCATAATCTCATACATTGCATCCCAACCTCCTACCACTAGAGGATTTTACACTAACCAACATAATATATACATGAAAAGTTTCACGAGTAGGGGAAAGAAAGGGTTAGGGCCCTTGTCCGCTCCTCTAGATGTGTCCATGGTTATGGAGTGTTCCTCTATAATAATACAATGCAAGTAGCTAaatcaaaatacttttttatttgttatttaataatctATGCGATGCACAACACAAGTAAACTTAAgagaaaataggaaaaaaataaagggtcaaggaaaagaaaaagaactagGTAGGACCGAAGCAACATAAGTGaggcttaaaataaaatttatcggagattttttttttacttaaaataaaaagagttcaATGTTGGACATTTGTCAAAttatgtgagtttttttttttactttaaataattaataacaaatgttTTTTGTTGGTAGACTTATAACTTAAAGCTTTAATTATTCTATCATTTGAGTCGGCCTCGAGTtaggaatgattttttttaagaaaaaaaatcgaaaTGTGACAATGAAGTTTAAATATGTTACCTTATATAAGTTACTATAGTTCTCACTTCTAGTCTAATCCTAATAATTTTAGGAATGGATAttatggaaacaattttttttatttttagatttgaatttaGATCTTCTATCACAAATTCAATTCACTATGTGTTGTTAAACGAGTCATATCCattaagttttgaaaataacttatttatgtCGATTTAAgttaaagtctttttttttaaaataatatatattttgtgtacATTGAGCTAGGAATGATTTAAGTTAAAGTATTTATAgaatatgttaaaataaaaaactatttagttatattttattattactggAAGTATACAAagcaaacaattaaaataatgcataattaaaattaaaaaattaaacacaaaataGTAAAGAGTATAAACACCAAATTGTATCTAAGAATATTCAGAAAAAGGGCGAAGGCCCAAAATCCAAGAGTATCAAGTACCATTGTCAAGTTGTTAGGGAAAATATCAACATGATATATACATATAGCTTCTGATACGTCTTCAAGTACCATTTAgtaatcaaattattaatttgcttGTTTgggaaatattattttgtttgtttaaaaaaagattatttctcaacaaatattcattttaattttttttattaataaccaataacaaatacttatttaaaaactattaagaattaatgaaaatcaaatcacTATCTTATTGATGTAATCTTTTGTGTTATGCTTGgcacacaaatttaaattttatggaaTAAGAACAATATTACATAGACGAGAGTATGAGTGGAGGTGGGACTACGTACGTCACATGATTTGTCTGGTGTTTATGATCTGATTTGCATTAAATCCGACGTAACCTATTTATTAAACCACTTTTTTcaagaatttttaaaagtattaatcttagaaattagaaaacgtaataattcctttaaaaaatggaagtaatgtaatataagaaaaaaatgtgttagaaACTTCAAGCTAATTGATAGTTTTGATTGCGTTAGGCAATACTTTGCCCTAAACATGACATTTAATAACACGTAATAtactaaaatcaattaattattgaaGCTAGAAAAACAATACTTTGAAGAAttactaaaatgaaaataaattattaatttagggAATTAGacgaaacaattaaaaattataaagacttaTTTAAAACTTTCTTACTCTAGGGACTTATACGACCACGCAATACATTTTTATGATTGTAAATATCTTTAGGGATCAattcaatattttgattttattttcttcctcaaataatttttttgtcaactaatatatatatatatatatatatatatatatatatatatatatatatatatatatatatatatatacataaatgtTGTTAAGTAGATGATAGACGAATAATCTCAACAAATGTGTTAAAATAGGCATCACGAATAATTCTATACCCATGAATATTGACTCAAATTTATTCTGAATTTGGCAAAAAATATCTGTCTTGATCAAACACACGAGTATTGTATGAACAAGTGTCAAATTATACTTGTACCCATATCCGTATTGgttagtattatatttttttaatttttttttgtcataacatgtatatacataatatatattaaagattttattgttacagtttttgaaaatataaatcaattaacttaatagttaaataattaaataaaaaaactttaaaatatatatttaactataaatatataattgaattcttaattgttttaactttaatttctctgttatttattatatttatatgttgtttgaattaaattacaattaataacttaatatataatttatttaaaatatacaaataaagaaaaattataaaaaaagaatgtaaGAGATTACCTATAAATATATACCTAAACCCAATAAAACTCAACGAGAATGAAAAttgcatattaaaattttaaactcaGTCTTTTTTATGCCCAAACCAGACTCATTGGGTTGTCATCTCTATGCCCAAACAATTACATAAAttgttaaagaaattaaaatgccaTGTATCAGTTCATCAACTAATTTCCTGATTTAGTCAATTCctcaaattgttttttttcaacTAAAGAAATCTTGTTAAGTAGATGAAAGACTAATAATCTCAACAAATATGCCGAAACAActatataaattgttaaacaaattaaaatgccATGTATCAGTTCATCAACTAATTTCCTTATTTAATCATCATATTTAAAAC comes from the Glycine soja cultivar W05 chromosome 6, ASM419377v2, whole genome shotgun sequence genome and includes:
- the LOC114414599 gene encoding auxin-responsive protein SAUR50-like, with protein sequence MALRKSSKLPQTALIKQILKRCSSLGRKDDQGLLDVPKGHFVVYVGENRSRYIVPISFLSRPEFQTLLHQAEEEFGFDHEKGLTIPCEEDVFESLTSMLR